In Leptospiraceae bacterium, one DNA window encodes the following:
- a CDS encoding NgoFVII family restriction endonuclease, whose amino-acid sequence MSLITTGLFDKVLIEPLNQNANKLYVVSGYATAMMAMRHFEFAKKIKKQFSLELIVGMSPNDGIEKKNHLAFIDLQSEKYNVDFRCNYTINRPPIHSKVYAWYNNDKPLMGFVGSANYTQNAFSNSMREVLTLENPELCMQYYNSLIGETVNCNSENIEEHIDIFEKKIAGKKTVEDIIGEVETSLTSNYLNLDKVTLTLLDSRTGEVPTRSGLNWGQREKRNPNQAYINIPADIGRSGFFPDRYETFSITTDDGKELICVRAQDGGKGLHSTLNNSLLGEYFRYRMGLKNGQFITKEDLLRYGRTDVTIYKVDSENYIMDFSVR is encoded by the coding sequence ATGAGTTTAATCACTACAGGACTTTTTGATAAAGTTTTAATTGAACCTCTAAATCAGAATGCAAATAAATTGTATGTGGTTTCTGGTTATGCTACTGCAATGATGGCAATGCGTCATTTTGAATTTGCTAAAAAAATTAAGAAACAATTTTCTTTAGAACTAATAGTTGGGATGTCTCCAAATGATGGGATTGAAAAGAAAAATCATCTTGCCTTTATTGATTTACAGTCTGAGAAATACAATGTAGACTTTCGATGCAACTATACAATTAATCGTCCTCCTATCCATTCAAAAGTTTACGCATGGTATAATAACGATAAGCCTTTAATGGGGTTTGTTGGTTCTGCTAATTATACTCAGAACGCTTTCAGTAATTCTATGAGAGAAGTTTTAACATTAGAAAATCCTGAATTATGTATGCAATATTATAATAGTCTAATAGGTGAAACAGTAAATTGTAATTCTGAAAATATTGAAGAGCATATAGATATTTTTGAAAAGAAAATTGCAGGGAAGAAAACAGTAGAAGATATTATTGGAGAGGTTGAAACCTCTTTAACCTCAAATTATTTAAACCTAGATAAAGTTACTTTAACTCTATTAGATAGTAGAACAGGAGAAGTTCCTACTCGCTCTGGTTTAAATTGGGGTCAAAGAGAAAAAAGAAATCCGAATCAGGCTTACATAAATATTCCTGCTGATATAGGCAGGTCAGGTTTTTTCCCTGATAGATATGAAACATTTTCAATTACAACTGATGACGGCAAAGAGTTAATATGCGTTCGTGCTCAGGATGGAGGTAAGGGATTACATTCAACCTTAAATAATTCTTTACTTGGAGAATATTTCAGATATCGTATGGGTTTAAAAAACGGGCAATTTATAACCAAAGAAGATTTACTTAGATATGGACGAACGGATGTAACAATTTACAAAGTTGATTCTGAAAATTATATTATGGATTTTTCTGTCAGATAA
- a CDS encoding DNA cytosine methyltransferase: MKFKLGELFCGAGGIGLGAINAKLSHNGKQYSIEHEWASDYDKDACETYRANICPENPKSVICTDVRDLDIKKLSKIDALAFGFPCNDFSVVGEQKGMDGVYGALYSYGVKVLKQFQPTWFLAENVGGLRNSNEGKAFEEIIKELTKVGYNVTSHLYKFEEYEVPQARHRIIIVGFRNDTKLKFKIPVLSNPKIITARQAITIPPIPKDAANQEFTKQSVQVVERLQYIKAGENAFNATLPEHLTLNVKGVKMSQIYKRLHPDKPSYTITGSGGGGTHVYHWKENRALTNRERARLQTFPDNFIFKGSKESVRKQLGMAVPPKGVQIIFESILKTIAGVEYNHLES, translated from the coding sequence ATGAAATTCAAACTTGGTGAACTATTTTGTGGAGCTGGTGGTATTGGATTAGGTGCTATTAATGCTAAGTTATCTCATAATGGCAAACAATATTCTATTGAACATGAATGGGCTTCTGATTATGATAAAGACGCTTGTGAAACCTATAGAGCTAATATCTGTCCTGAAAATCCAAAGTCTGTTATATGCACAGATGTTAGAGATTTAGACATAAAGAAACTTTCCAAGATTGACGCTTTGGCTTTTGGATTTCCTTGTAATGATTTTTCCGTAGTTGGGGAGCAAAAAGGTATGGATGGAGTTTATGGGGCTTTATATTCCTATGGAGTAAAAGTTCTTAAACAATTTCAACCGACTTGGTTTTTAGCTGAGAATGTAGGCGGGCTTCGCAATTCAAATGAAGGTAAAGCATTTGAAGAAATAATAAAAGAACTTACAAAAGTTGGTTATAATGTAACTTCTCATCTTTATAAATTTGAAGAGTATGAAGTTCCTCAAGCAAGACATAGAATTATTATCGTAGGATTTAGGAATGATACGAAGTTAAAATTTAAAATTCCAGTTCTTTCTAATCCTAAAATAATTACAGCACGACAAGCTATTACAATTCCTCCGATTCCAAAAGATGCGGCTAATCAAGAGTTTACGAAACAATCTGTTCAAGTAGTAGAGCGACTCCAATATATCAAAGCTGGAGAAAATGCATTTAATGCAACATTACCGGAACATTTGACACTAAATGTAAAAGGTGTAAAAATGAGTCAAATCTATAAGCGGTTACATCCAGATAAACCTTCTTATACAATAACTGGTAGCGGAGGCGGAGGAACTCATGTTTATCATTGGAAGGAAAATAGAGCTTTGACAAATAGAGAGCGCGCTAGATTGCAAACCTTTCCAGATAACTTTATATTTAAAGGTTCTAAAGAATCTGTCCGAAAACAATTAGGTATGGCAGTTCCGCCTAAAGGAGTTCAAATAATTTTTGAATCAATTCTTAAAACGATTGCAGGGGTAGAATACAATCATCTTGAATCTTAA